From one Papilio machaon chromosome 16, ilPapMach1.1, whole genome shotgun sequence genomic stretch:
- the LOC106716652 gene encoding uncharacterized protein LOC106716652, which yields MDRPSTSRQSIEKVEMFEVREHVPYQAELTRAPAAYDAESGEMYSSSWNSAWQAICQLFNLLHHMQIAIVVFSMWHFALTSSPNGSISNLQLHIIFAGTGYQLFLVEAVLTLHRHNAWSGQLSVDSKRVVHGCLQLIGAIFVIAGTFLGLAEVDMQINTPHGICGVIALVFSLISFITGIIALFSSKVRLMIKTGPVKILHIAVGLFAISMGLITMAIGFNMDYFSASQPGLSTALMVFVVMILLYTIVQPIVDLVTTSRKVM from the exons ATGGATCGACCTAGCACGAGCAGGCAATCGATTGAGAAGGTGGAAATGTTCGAAGTAAGAGAACACGTTCCGTACCAAGCGGAACTGACCAGAGCTCCGGCGGCCTACGATGCGGAAAGTGGCGAAATGTACAGTTCCTCTTGGAACTCAGCGTGGCAAGCCATCTGCCAGCTGTTCAATTTGCTCCACCACATGCAGATCGCGATAGTCGTGTTCAGCATGTGGCATTTCGCTCTGACATCTTCTCCAAATGGATCCATCAGTAACCTTCAGTTGCACATCATCTTTGCTGGAACCGGC TATCAATTATTTCTGGTGGAAGCGGTACTAACTCTACACAGGCATAACGCGTGGTCTGGTCAGTTATCTGTGGATAGTAAGAGAGTCGTGCACGGATGTCTTCAACTGATCGGCGCCATATTTGTCATTGCTGGAACTTTCCTTGGCTTAGCAGAGGTTGATATGCAAATCAATACACCTCATGGAATCTGCG GTGTCATAGCGTTAGTATTCTCATTGATAAGCTTTATCACTGGTATCATAGCTCTCTTCTCGTCCAAAGTGCGTTTAATGATCAAGACTGGACCGGTGAAGATATTACATATTGCTGTCGGCTTATTCGCGATATCAATGGGCCTTATCACAATGGCTATTGGTTTCAACATGGACTACTTTAGTGCGAGTCAACCTGGCCTGTCGACTGCCCTTATGGTTTTCGTTGTAATGATTCTATTGTACACTATAGTACAACCTATCGTCGACCTAGTTACTACTTCGCGGAAAGTTATGTGA
- the LOC106716625 gene encoding proteasome subunit alpha type-4, which yields MARRYDTRTTIFSPEGRLYQVEYAMEAISHAGTSLGILATDGILLAAERRNTNKLLDEVFFSEKIYKLNDDMVCSVAGITSDANVLTNELRLIAQRYLLQYGESIPCEQLVSWLCDVKQAYTQYGGKRPFGVSILYMGWDKHYGYQLYQSDPSGNYGGWKATCIGNNSAAAVSSLKQEYKENETTLAEAQALAIKVLSKTLDMTKLTPEKVEMATLTRKDNKTIIRILTSTEVEKLIADFEKTEAEAEAAKKQPPKS from the exons atg GCTCGCCGTTATGATACTCGCACAACAATATTTTCACCCGaag GACGACTGTATCAAGTCGAGTATGCGATGGAAGCTATTAGTCATGCCGGAACGTCCCTCGGTATCCTGGCTACAGACGGCATATTACTCGCAGCTGAACGTAGAAACACCAACAAGCTGCTTGATGAAGTGTTTTTCTCTGAGAAAATCTACAAACTGAACGATGACATGGTTTGTTCAGTCGCCGGGATTACATCTGATGCCAACGTCCTGACTAATGAATTACGCCTCATCGCTCAGAGGTATCTGTTGCAATATGGAGAGTCAATTCCATGTGAACAGCTTGTTTCATGGCTTTGTGATGTAAAACAAGCATACACTCAGTATGGAg GTAAGCGGCCATTTGGTGTATCCATTTTGTACATGGGTTGGGATAAACACTATGGCTACCAATTGTATCAGTCTGATCCCAGCGGTAACTATGGAGGATGGAAAGCCACATGTATTGGCAACAATAGTGCT gctGCAGTTTCCAGTCTCAAGCAAGAATACAAAGAGAATGAAACCACTTTGGCTGAAGCTCAGGCATTGGCAATCAAGGTCCTGAGTAAAACTCTTGATATGACTAAACTTACACCAGAAAAAG TTGAGATGGCAACCCTAACAAGAAAggataataaaactataatcaGAATCTTGACAAGTACAGAGGTGGAAAAACTTATTGCTGACTTTGAGAAGACTGAGGCTGAGGCAGAGGCCGCCAAGAAGCAACCAcctaaatcataa
- the LOC106716759 gene encoding vesicle transport protein USE1 translates to MKMGTGTVPKIGKEEMNVRLLLNKCELIAKQEPVEGNWRLKQYVETLGEMITELKTGPEKISKDLIAEYSKRATFLKGLIQTANLNSPIEKLEAVQLLSHGAATLTTDAAAQEIHQKTVAKYGVELRTELFGLEDSDDTLRKRNIIKAPNFTSNSTSQEDIDSLLKYHQNMQEKVAENMVLLTKSLKEQSQIASTIIKGDTEALKKSSDLTDRNLMSLKVESERLQVHSRSAWKCWLWIMLAVVMVIFINMVLFMKVMKKRKYES, encoded by the exons ATGAAAATGGGTACAGGAACTGTACCTAAAATAGGTAAAGAAGAGATGAATGTACGACTGCTGCttaataaatgtgaattaaTTGCCAAACAAGAACCCGTGGAAGGAAACTGGAGACTAAAACAATACGTGGAAACCTTGGGTGAAATGATAACCGAATTAAAAACTGGACCTGA aaaaatatcaaaagattTAATTGCTGAATATTCAAAACGCGCTACATTTTTGAAAGGACTTATTCAAACTGCAAATTTAAATAGCCCTATAGAGAAG ttagaagcagTCCAGCTACTATCTCATGGCGCTGCAACTCTGACCACAGATGCAGCAGCTCAGGAAATACATCAAAAGACAGTTGCTAAATATGGTGTTGAATTACGAACTGAGTTGTTTGGTTTAG AAGATAGTGATGACACATTACGTAAaaggaatataataaaagcacCGAATTTCACCAGCAATAGTACAAGCCAAGAAGATATTGACTCACTTCTTAAGTATCACCAGAATATGCAGGAAAAAGTTGCGGAAAATATGGTTCTGCTTACAAAGAGTTTAAAAGAACAATCTCAAATTGCCAGCACAATTATAAAAGGTGATACTGAG GCATTAAAGAAGTCATCTGACCTGACGGACCGAAACTTGATGTCGCTGAAGGTGGAATCTGAACGGCTGCAGGTTCACAGCCGCAGCGCCTGGAAGTGCTGGCTCTGGATCATGCTTGCTGTTGTCAtggttatatttataa aCATGGTCCTGTTCATGAAAGTgatgaagaaaagaaaatatgaaagttAA
- the LOC106716757 gene encoding peptidyl-alpha-hydroxyglycine alpha-amidating lyase 2 — MFNKMLHIFLLFFIVFNVYCEPETVRDNLDYFSYGNNEDVLKNLDIHVPKDEIVLRPQEVKDWPQQSLNVGQITAVSLNSLGQPVIFHRAERVWDESTFNESNVYQNLDKGPIIEDTILVLDSHTGSVLHSWGAYAFYMPHGLTVDHHDNVWVTDVAKHQVFKYTPSNHKYPSLTIGEAFTAGYPYRRRVLLCMPTSVAIATTGEIFVADGYCNNQILKFNAAGTLLLTIPAFSDTLTLNLPHSVTLLEHLDVVCVADRENMRIVCPKAGLKSYIDIMEPATIIEDPTLGRVFAVASHGDIIYAVNGPTSQNIAVRGFTVNAVYGNILDTWEPATGFTNPHSLAVTRNGSHLYVTEIGPNKIWKFELTDVYDRK; from the exons ATGTTCAACAAAATGttgcatatatttttgttgttttttatcgtTTTCAATGTCTATTGTGAACCGGAGACGGTGAGAGATAATTTAGATTACTTTAGTTACGGGAACAATGAAGATGTATTGAAGAATTTGGACATACACgtc cCAAAAGATGAGATTGTACTCAGACCACAAGAAGTAAAAGACTGGCCCCAACAGTCGCTGAACGTGGGCCAGATTACAGCAGTCTCCTTAAATTCATTGGGACAACCGGTTATTTTCCATAGAGCCGAAAGAGTTTGGGATGAAAG CACCTTTAACGAGTCAAACGTCTATCAGAACTTGGACAAAGGTCCTATAATAGAGGACACGATTCTAGTGTTGGATTCTCACACCGGTTCAGTCCTGCACAGCTGGGGTGCTTACGCATTCTATATGCCTCATGGACTTACGGTCGACCATCATGACAATGTTTGGGTCACTGACGTCGCAAAACATCAAGTCTTTAAG TACACACCAAGCAACCACAAATATCCTAGTTTGACTATTGGCGAAGCTTTTACAGCAGGCTATCCGTACAGACGTCGCGTATTGTTGTGCATGCCGACATCGGTAGCCATAGCAACGACTGGCGAAATCTTTGTCGCAGACGGTTACTGCAACAATCAGATCTTGAAGTTTAATGCGGCCGGTACTTTGCTACTAACAATTCCTGCGTTCTCTGACACATTAACACTCAATCTGCCACATAGTGTCACATTACTGGAACATTTGGATGTTGTGTGCGTTGCTGATAGAGAGAATATGAGAATCGTGTGCCCGAAAGCTGGTCTGAAGAGTTATATAGACATTATGGAACCGGCGACAATCATCGAAGACCCTACGTTAGGCCGTGTGTTCGCTGTTGCTTCCCATGGTGACATTATATATGCCGTGAATGGACCAACGTCACAAAACATAGCAGTCAGAGGATTTACCGTAAATGCTGTTTACGGCAATATTTTGGATACTTGGGAACCGGCCACT GGTTTCACAAATCCACATTCTTTGGCCGTAACAAGGAATGGATCACATTTGTACGTTACAGAAATCGGACCGAACAAGATTTGGAAGTTTGAATTGACCGATGTTTACGACCGAAAGTAG
- the LOC106716760 gene encoding uncharacterized protein LOC106716760: MFKPQHVMIIYLFMMNVMVESTTKTKRSYSDQSVRGYITERTCWWNEVCKEEFQMLFRCKCPSWSYCRSPGKYYNAVCSMTETGYIWDQPNSQWRGQ; encoded by the exons ATGTTTAag CCGCAACATGTGatgatcatttatttatttatgatgaaCGTAATGGTTGAATCAACAACGAAAACAAAACGAAGTTATTCCGATCAATCCGTCAGAGGATATATTACAGAG AGGACATGTTGGTGGAACGAAGTTTGCAAGGAGGAATTTCAAATGCTGTTTCGATGTAAATGCCCTTCTTGGTCATACTGCCGAAGTCCcggaaaatattataacgcGGTATGCTCAATGACTGAGACGGGGTACATCTGGGACCAACCTAACTCACAATGGCGTGGTCAATAG
- the LOC106716758 gene encoding uncharacterized protein LOC106716758 — translation MESTVPGVLLSIALALLPIVSSNQDHIAKENIPHSRQKRILWITNDGRLALPPGTTMAITPSLSMPFVRHPPKGFLSNMTVSFPFTIDFDKLGLTDNENPYGDLPPIFARSMGGAAASVMANYIGHYLDTRRGKRSAREGIPPEVESAVLDRFHGGERALMYGIAEDLLANFGLSGKECLLRAICEIHAHPLTNFGFLGEVMKLFFSPSKSPYSSLLEEYVEAQRAGESGGECWPYYRLCPKSIFQPSSANKYSENAEDIHRRNEQENIDKNIVELKAM, via the exons ATGGAGTCGACGGTACCCGGCGTCCTGCTCAGCATTGCACTGGCTCTCCTACCCATAGTGTCTTCGAACCAGGACCACATAGCCAAAGAAAACATACCCCATTCAAGGCAGAAGAGGATACTCTGGATAACAAACGATGGACGGCTGGCATTGCCACCGGGAACTACGATGGCTATCACGCCTTCTCTTTCAATGCCATTCGTACGTCATCCTCCCAAAGGGTTTTTGTCTAACATGACAGTCAGTTTTCCGTTTACAA tTGATTTCGATAAATTGGGACTAACGGATAATGAGAACCCATACGGAGACCTGCCGCCGATCTTTGCCCGTTCTATGGGCGGAGCTGCAGCATCTGTAATGGCCAATTACATCGGACATTACCTTGACACACGACGAGGGAAGCGATCGGCGAGAGAGGGTATACCACCAGAAGTTGAATCGGCTGTACTTGACAGATTCCATGGTGGAGAAag AGCGTTAATGTACGGTATAGCAGAGGATCTGTTGGCTAACTTTGGTCTCTCCGGTAAGGAGTGTCTCTTGCGTGCCATATGCGAGATCCATGCTCATCCGCTTACCAATTTTGGATTTCTCGGCGAAGTGATGAAGTTATTCTTTAG CCCTAGCAAATCGCCGTATTCAAGTCTTTTAGAAGAGTACGTTGAAGCCCAACGAGCAGGCGAGAGCGGAGGCGAATGTTGGCCATACTATCGACTCTGTCCTAAGAGCATATTCCAGCCCTCATCGGCCAACAAATATTC gGAAAATGCGGAGGATATACACAGGCGGAATGAACAAGAAAACATCGATAAAAACATCGTAGAATTAAAGgcaatgtaa